The Streptomyces tendae genome has a window encoding:
- a CDS encoding MerR family transcriptional regulator, which yields MTADDTFGRLDDEDYPAYTMGRAAEMLGTTQGFLRALGEARLITPLRSPGGHRRYSRYQLRIAARARELVDRGTPIEAACRIVILEDQLEEAQRLNAEYRRAAEAGHPTAE from the coding sequence ATGACAGCAGACGACACGTTCGGCCGTCTTGACGACGAGGACTACCCCGCCTACACCATGGGCCGGGCCGCCGAGATGCTCGGTACCACCCAGGGCTTCCTCCGCGCCCTCGGCGAGGCCCGTCTCATCACACCGCTCCGCTCCCCGGGCGGCCACCGCCGCTACTCCCGCTACCAGCTGCGCATCGCCGCCCGCGCCAGGGAACTCGTCGACCGGGGCACCCCCATCGAGGCCGCCTGCCGGATCGTCATCCTCGAGGACCAGCTGGAGGAGGCCCAGCGCCTCAACGCCGAGTACCGGCGCGCCGCCGAAGCGGGACACCCGACGGCCGAATGA
- a CDS encoding ribonuclease J, with product MSHPHPELKAAPPLPEGGLRVTPLGGLGEIGRNMTVFEHRGKLLIVDCGVLFPEETQPGVDVILPDFTSIRDRLDDVVAVVLTHGHEDHIGGVPYLLRERSDIPVVGSKLTLAFLEAKLKEHGIRPRTVRVREGDRRGFGPFDCEFVAVNHSIPDSLAVALRTRAGMVLHTGDFKMDQFPLDDRITDLRAFARLGEEGVDLFLTDSTNAEVPGFTTSERELNPAIEQVMRTAPRRVIVSSFASHVHRIQQVLDAAHQYGRKVAFVGRSMVRNMGIARDLGYLKVPSGLVVSTKELEKLPDHKVTLVCTGSQGEPMAALSRMANRDHMIRIGKGDTVLLASSLIPGNENAIYRVINGLTRWGAHVVHKGNAKVHVSGHASAGELVYCYNIVKPRNVMPVHGEWRHLRANADLAIRTGVDPERVVIAEDGVVVDLVDGKASITGKVPAGNVYVDGMEVGGATEASLKDRLTLAAEGVVTVVAIVDADTGALTEPPDFLARGFVHDDATFEPVVPLIEKTLATAAEEGVGDAHQLEQLVARAVANWAFRTHRRRPLVIPVIIDA from the coding sequence ATGAGTCATCCACACCCCGAACTGAAAGCCGCCCCACCCCTTCCCGAAGGAGGGCTGCGGGTCACACCCCTGGGCGGCCTGGGTGAGATCGGCCGCAACATGACCGTCTTCGAGCACCGGGGCAAGCTGCTCATCGTCGACTGCGGCGTGCTGTTCCCCGAGGAGACCCAGCCCGGCGTGGACGTGATCCTGCCGGACTTCACCTCCATCCGGGACCGGCTGGACGACGTCGTGGCGGTGGTACTCACCCACGGACACGAGGATCACATCGGCGGTGTGCCGTACCTGCTGCGCGAGCGGTCCGACATTCCCGTCGTGGGCTCCAAGCTGACGCTGGCCTTCCTGGAGGCCAAGCTCAAGGAACACGGCATCCGCCCCCGCACGGTGCGGGTGCGGGAGGGCGACCGGCGCGGCTTCGGGCCCTTCGACTGCGAATTCGTGGCGGTCAACCACTCCATCCCCGACAGTCTCGCGGTCGCCCTGCGGACCCGGGCCGGGATGGTGCTGCACACCGGTGACTTCAAGATGGACCAGTTCCCTCTCGACGACCGCATCACCGACCTGCGCGCCTTCGCCCGCCTCGGCGAGGAGGGCGTGGACCTGTTCCTCACCGATTCCACCAACGCCGAGGTCCCCGGCTTCACCACCTCCGAGCGTGAGCTGAACCCGGCGATCGAGCAGGTGATGCGCACCGCTCCGCGCCGGGTCATCGTCTCCAGCTTCGCCAGCCACGTGCACCGCATCCAGCAGGTGCTGGACGCCGCCCACCAGTACGGCCGCAAGGTCGCCTTCGTCGGCCGGTCGATGGTCCGCAACATGGGGATCGCCCGTGACCTCGGCTATCTGAAGGTCCCCTCCGGTCTGGTCGTCAGCACGAAGGAGCTGGAGAAGCTCCCGGACCACAAGGTCACCCTGGTGTGCACCGGCTCGCAGGGCGAACCGATGGCCGCGCTGTCCCGGATGGCCAACCGCGACCACATGATCCGCATCGGCAAGGGCGACACCGTCCTGCTCGCCAGCTCCCTGATCCCCGGCAACGAGAACGCCATCTACCGGGTGATCAACGGACTCACCCGGTGGGGCGCCCACGTGGTCCACAAGGGCAACGCCAAGGTGCACGTCTCGGGGCACGCCAGCGCCGGCGAACTCGTCTACTGCTACAACATCGTCAAACCGCGCAACGTCATGCCCGTGCACGGCGAGTGGCGCCACCTGCGGGCCAACGCCGACCTCGCCATCCGGACGGGCGTCGACCCCGAGCGGGTCGTCATCGCCGAGGACGGTGTCGTCGTCGACCTCGTCGACGGAAAGGCGTCCATCACCGGGAAGGTCCCCGCCGGCAACGTCTACGTGGACGGCATGGAGGTCGGCGGCGCCACCGAGGCGTCCCTGAAGGACCGCCTCACCCTCGCCGCCGAGGGTGTCGTCACGGTGGTGGCGATCGTCGACGCGGACACCGGCGCCCTCACCGAGCCGCCCGACTTCCTGGCCCGTGGCTTCGTCCACGACGACGCCACGTTCGAGCCGGTCGTCCCTCTCATCGAGAAGACCCTGGCCACCGCGGCCGAGGAGGGCGTCGGGGACGCGCACCAGCTGGAACAGCTGGTCGCCCGCGCCGTGGCGAACTGGGCGTTCCGCACCCACCGCCGTCGGCCGCTCGTCATCCCGGTCATCATCGACGCCTGA